A genomic segment from Hyalangium gracile encodes:
- a CDS encoding thioesterase domain-containing protein, which yields MTASAPLSQAKQHLLRALIQNRESGSKDTPSNLIQFRKGEAGVPPFFFFPATDGGVSYFRHMVPYLPERRPFYGVQAPGFDEEREPLRTVEEVVDYGMRHVRALQPHGPYYIGGFCMGGLPSYELACRLQEEGEEVAVLVQVMPVFLRPWACLPGTDALQLRAIEDHHFIFERLLGIHVPLPMEKIRSLPETERYEYVTGLVRDEGYLKGPAEEHLFRHRMKMYEAGLSSMLNYKPRNRLRGHVDVILVGRKEKNELELDMNTSYTVHLRALPPEQIRYHRLNADAGTLFSGGEPDTGAISRAMAEFIK from the coding sequence ATGACGGCATCAGCACCCCTCTCGCAGGCCAAGCAGCATCTCCTTCGCGCGCTCATCCAGAACCGCGAATCCGGATCCAAGGACACACCCTCCAACCTCATCCAGTTCAGGAAGGGGGAGGCGGGGGTACCGCCCTTCTTCTTCTTCCCCGCCACGGATGGAGGCGTCTCCTACTTCCGTCACATGGTGCCGTACCTGCCCGAGCGCCGGCCCTTCTACGGCGTGCAGGCGCCCGGCTTCGACGAGGAGCGCGAGCCCCTGCGCACGGTGGAGGAGGTGGTCGACTACGGGATGCGCCACGTGCGAGCGCTCCAGCCGCACGGGCCCTACTACATCGGCGGCTTCTGCATGGGAGGGCTGCCGTCCTACGAGCTGGCGTGCCGGCTCCAGGAGGAGGGCGAGGAGGTGGCGGTGCTGGTGCAGGTGATGCCGGTGTTCCTGCGTCCGTGGGCGTGCCTGCCCGGGACGGATGCGCTGCAGCTGCGGGCCATCGAGGATCACCACTTCATCTTCGAGCGCCTGCTGGGCATCCACGTGCCGCTGCCGATGGAGAAGATCCGCTCGCTGCCGGAGACCGAGCGCTACGAGTACGTCACGGGCCTGGTGCGTGACGAGGGCTACCTGAAGGGGCCCGCCGAGGAGCACCTGTTCCGGCACCGGATGAAGATGTACGAGGCGGGGCTCAGCTCGATGCTCAACTACAAGCCGCGCAACCGGCTGCGTGGCCACGTGGACGTCATCCTCGTGGGCCGCAAGGAGAAGAACGAGCTCGAGCTGGACATGAACACCTCTTACACGGTGCACCTGCGCGCGCTGCCGCCCGAGCAGATCCGCTACCACCGACTGAACGCGGACGCCGGCACGCTCTTCAGCGGCGGCGAGCCGGACACGGGAGCCA